In a genomic window of Methylovirgula sp. 4M-Z18:
- a CDS encoding deoxyguanosinetriphosphate triphosphohydrolase: MAVFPNELAPYAADASAARGRLIAEPASPTRTEFQRDRDRIIHTTAFRRLAHKTQVFVAEEGDHFRTRLTHTIEVAQISRALARSLQLDGDLAEALALAHDLGHTCFGHTGEDALQECMADYGGFDHNAQALRIVIDLERRYAAFDGLNLTWETLEGLVKHNGPLLTAGGTPTERYRTRGVPEPILAYDRVRQLDLATYASAEAQAAAIADDIAYNTHDLDDGLRAGLFRLADLKEVPYLAALLAEIEALHPGLLELRVVNELQRRLITRFVEDVIRTTQEKLAKLAPESVEAIRHAGETMVTFSPAMAATERSIKTFLFARMYRNPEVMRVRAKADQIVRDLFRLFQKHPEKMPGEWRRQALNQSEERRRARTIADYIAGMTDRYALAEHKKLIGDIEDLR, translated from the coding sequence ATGGCGGTATTTCCCAATGAGCTTGCACCTTATGCCGCTGACGCGTCGGCGGCGCGCGGCCGCCTCATTGCCGAGCCAGCCTCGCCGACCCGGACCGAATTTCAGCGCGACCGTGACCGCATCATCCACACGACGGCCTTTCGCCGCCTCGCCCACAAGACCCAGGTGTTCGTGGCGGAAGAGGGGGACCATTTCCGCACAAGGCTGACCCATACGATCGAAGTGGCGCAGATCTCGCGCGCCTTGGCCCGCTCGCTCCAGCTCGACGGTGATCTCGCCGAGGCGCTGGCCCTTGCCCACGACCTTGGCCACACCTGTTTCGGCCACACCGGCGAAGACGCATTGCAAGAGTGCATGGCGGATTACGGCGGCTTCGACCACAATGCGCAGGCCCTGCGCATTGTGATCGATCTGGAGCGGCGCTATGCCGCCTTCGACGGGCTCAATCTGACCTGGGAGACCCTGGAGGGGCTCGTCAAGCATAATGGGCCTCTGCTCACGGCCGGCGGCACGCCGACGGAGCGCTACCGCACACGCGGCGTGCCCGAGCCGATCCTGGCCTATGACCGTGTCCGCCAGCTCGATCTTGCGACCTATGCCAGCGCCGAGGCCCAGGCCGCCGCGATCGCCGACGATATTGCCTACAATACCCATGACCTCGACGACGGGTTGCGGGCCGGATTGTTCCGCCTCGCGGATTTGAAAGAGGTGCCTTATCTCGCGGCGCTCCTGGCCGAAATCGAGGCGTTGCATCCAGGCTTGCTCGAGTTGCGCGTCGTGAACGAGTTGCAGCGCCGGCTGATCACGCGCTTCGTCGAGGATGTGATTAGGACGACGCAGGAAAAGCTCGCCAAGCTGGCGCCCGAAAGCGTCGAAGCCATCCGCCACGCGGGCGAGACCATGGTAACCTTTTCGCCGGCCATGGCGGCGACGGAACGATCGATCAAAACCTTCCTGTTCGCGCGGATGTATCGTAATCCGGAAGTCATGCGGGTGCGCGCCAAAGCTGATCAGATCGTGCGGGATCTGTTCCGCCTCTTTCAAAAGCATCCCGAGAAGATGCCGGGCGAATGGCGGCGGCAAGCCTTGAACCAAAGCGAGGAGCGGCGCCGCGCCCGAACGATCGCCGACTATATTGCCGGAATGACCGACCGCTACGCGCTCGCCGAGCACAAGAAACTGATCGGCGACATCGAGGATTTGCGGTAG
- a CDS encoding ABC transporter ATP-binding protein: MKEISFTVPAGQICGLLGPNGAGKTTLFRLLMGILKPTSGKITIDGLDSFEDRVEVKRLIGFLPDEPIFYSYLSGRETLHLSAAMHGLNVKAAMARIAPDIARLRLADDLDNFAEDYSRGMKKKLGLLLALLHGPKLLVLDEPTNGLDVESTNLFYEIIDEQVRAGTTVLFSTHLMDHVARLCSHVVIINAGSVVASGLLEDLQHRYRGASLEDVFLKLTQHQARS; encoded by the coding sequence TTGAAAGAGATCTCCTTCACTGTTCCCGCCGGTCAAATTTGCGGATTGCTGGGTCCTAACGGCGCAGGCAAAACGACTTTGTTTCGGCTGCTGATGGGAATCCTGAAGCCCACCTCGGGCAAGATCACCATTGATGGCCTGGATTCGTTCGAAGATCGCGTCGAAGTCAAACGGCTCATCGGTTTTTTGCCCGACGAGCCGATTTTCTATTCCTATCTTTCGGGTCGGGAAACGCTTCATTTGAGCGCGGCGATGCATGGCCTGAATGTGAAAGCGGCAATGGCGCGCATCGCTCCCGACATTGCCCGACTACGCCTTGCCGATGATCTCGATAATTTCGCCGAAGACTATTCGCGTGGCATGAAGAAGAAGCTCGGCTTGCTATTGGCATTACTACACGGCCCAAAACTATTGGTCTTGGACGAGCCGACCAACGGCCTTGATGTTGAATCGACAAATCTTTTTTATGAAATCATCGATGAACAGGTGCGTGCTGGTACGACTGTGCTGTTTTCCACCCATTTGATGGATCATGTCGCACGCTTATGCTCTCACGTCGTGATTATCAATGCGGGCTCCGTTGTTGCCAGCGGGCTACTAGAGGATTTGCAACACCGTTATCGCGGCGCGAGCCTTGAAGACGTTTTTCTCAAGCTGACGCAGCACCAGGCACGGTCATGA
- the gltX gene encoding glutamate--tRNA ligase, which translates to MSPRLRIAPSPTGEPHVGTAYTALFNILLARKLGGEMILRIEDTDQSRSTPDSERKVMEALNWLGLNWTEGPDKGGAYGPYRQSERRDIYAPYVEELLDNGHAFKCFCSRERLETMRKAQQAKGQQPKYDGHCLSLTAEEVRAKEAEGEVPVVRMKIPTNGACAFEDGIYGAVSIPWDTIDMQVILKADGMPTYHLANVVDDHLMKITHVARGEEWLSSVPKHILLYQYFGWQAPQFIHLPLLRNLDRSKLSKRRNPTSISYFSTAGYLPEALVNFLGLGFVSIAEGEELMTLDELSNRFELSALSKAGAVFDLQKLDWLNGRWIREKLGAQDFAARMHEWSDINNRLLGGLALAQARCVKLSDVPMLIAFLLSDKLDLTREHFAATKTGVEESLAILEAVAPTVETLGEWDKTAIEAEIRRISDETGRKIRIMVAPLYLAITGSTKSLPLFDSMELLGRSMVRQRLRHSIALLKG; encoded by the coding sequence ATGTCCCCACGTCTTCGCATCGCTCCCTCGCCCACGGGCGAACCCCATGTCGGCACGGCCTATACGGCCCTGTTCAACATTCTGCTGGCGCGCAAGCTTGGCGGCGAGATGATCCTGCGGATCGAGGACACCGACCAGAGCCGCAGCACGCCGGATTCCGAGCGCAAGGTGATGGAGGCGCTGAACTGGCTCGGCCTCAACTGGACGGAAGGGCCGGACAAGGGCGGCGCCTATGGGCCCTACCGGCAGAGCGAGCGGCGCGACATTTACGCGCCTTACGTCGAAGAGCTTCTCGATAACGGCCACGCCTTCAAATGCTTCTGCTCGCGCGAGCGGCTGGAGACGATGCGCAAGGCGCAGCAGGCCAAGGGCCAGCAGCCGAAATACGACGGCCATTGCCTGTCGCTGACGGCCGAAGAGGTCCGCGCGAAGGAAGCCGAAGGCGAAGTGCCGGTGGTGCGGATGAAGATCCCGACGAATGGCGCCTGCGCCTTCGAGGACGGGATCTATGGCGCTGTGAGCATCCCCTGGGATACGATCGACATGCAGGTGATCCTGAAGGCCGACGGCATGCCGACCTATCACCTCGCCAATGTGGTCGACGATCATTTGATGAAGATCACCCACGTCGCGCGCGGTGAGGAATGGCTGTCCTCGGTGCCGAAACATATTCTACTCTACCAATATTTCGGCTGGCAGGCGCCGCAATTCATTCACCTGCCGCTGCTGCGCAATCTCGATCGCAGCAAATTGTCGAAGCGCCGCAATCCGACCTCGATCTCCTATTTCAGCACCGCAGGGTATCTGCCCGAAGCGCTGGTGAATTTCCTCGGCCTCGGCTTCGTCTCGATTGCCGAAGGCGAGGAGCTGATGACGCTCGACGAGCTTAGCAACCGGTTCGAACTCAGCGCGCTCTCGAAGGCCGGCGCGGTGTTCGATCTGCAGAAGCTCGATTGGCTGAACGGCCGGTGGATTCGCGAAAAGCTTGGGGCGCAGGACTTTGCCGCGCGGATGCACGAATGGTCCGACATCAACAATCGCCTGCTGGGCGGGCTCGCTTTGGCGCAGGCGCGCTGCGTGAAGCTGAGCGATGTGCCGATGCTGATCGCGTTTCTGCTCAGCGACAAGCTCGATCTGACGCGCGAGCATTTCGCGGCTACCAAGACCGGCGTCGAGGAGAGCCTGGCCATTCTCGAAGCCGTCGCACCGACCGTCGAGACTTTGGGCGAATGGGACAAGACGGCGATCGAGGCCGAGATCCGCCGCATCAGCGACGAGACGGGCCGCAAGATTCGTATCATGGTGGCGCCGCTCTATCTCGCCATCACCGGCAGCACGAAATCCCTGCCGCTGTTCGACTCGATGGAGCTGCTCGGCCGCTCGATGGTGCGCCAGCGCCTGCGCCACAGTATTGCCTTGCTCAAGGGGTGA
- the argS gene encoding arginine--tRNA ligase, with translation MNIFADFQARVAAILQTIVAAGNLPQELDLARFVVEPPRDASHGDLACNAAMVYAKEAKAHYANPRQLAVEICAHLAEDPDVQEAEVAGPGFINIRLKPAVWFKVLQDVLRDPANFGRGAPVAGSWPVNVEYVSANPTGPMHVGHGRGAVFGDALANLLAFAGYEVTREYYINDAGAQVDVLARSAFLRYREALGEDIGEIPEGLYPGDYLKPVGAALAQKYGAGLKAKPEREWLQVVRDAAIAGMMEMIRTDLATLAITHEVFFSERSLTVKDGDTDAVMKAIEDLRARGLIYEGRLPPPKGALPDDWEDREQTLFRSTQFGDDVDRPLMKSDGSYTYFASDIAYHKSKFDRGFRTLIDVWGADHGGYVKRMSAAVKAISGGAAELDVKLCQLVKLMRAGEPVKMSKRSGDFVTLREVVDEVGRDAVRFMMLFRKNDAPLEFDLAKVIEQSKDNPVFYVQYAHARTKSVIRKALSDFPGADFSAAALAHADLSLLDDEGEIGLVKLLAQYPRLVAAAAAAHEPHRVAFYLYDLASAFHSHYNRSKDLPQLRFIKENNRDLSSARLALVLSLTSVLASGLTILGVSAPDEMR, from the coding sequence ATGAACATATTCGCCGATTTCCAAGCCCGCGTCGCCGCCATCCTGCAGACCATCGTTGCCGCCGGCAATTTGCCCCAGGAGCTCGATCTCGCGCGCTTCGTGGTCGAGCCGCCGCGTGATGCAAGTCATGGCGATCTCGCCTGCAATGCCGCCATGGTCTATGCCAAGGAAGCAAAGGCGCATTACGCCAACCCGCGGCAGTTGGCCGTGGAGATCTGCGCCCATCTCGCTGAAGATCCGGACGTGCAGGAGGCGGAGGTTGCGGGCCCGGGCTTCATCAATATCAGGCTGAAGCCGGCGGTCTGGTTCAAGGTGCTGCAGGACGTGCTGCGGGACCCGGCAAACTTTGGCCGCGGCGCGCCGGTCGCCGGGAGTTGGCCGGTCAATGTGGAATATGTCTCGGCCAATCCGACCGGCCCGATGCATGTCGGCCACGGCCGCGGCGCGGTGTTCGGCGACGCTTTGGCCAATCTTCTCGCCTTCGCCGGCTATGAGGTGACGCGGGAATATTACATCAACGATGCGGGGGCCCAGGTCGATGTGCTCGCGCGCTCGGCGTTCCTGCGCTACCGCGAGGCTCTGGGCGAGGATATCGGCGAAATTCCGGAAGGGCTCTATCCCGGTGACTATCTGAAGCCGGTCGGGGCGGCGCTGGCGCAAAAATACGGCGCGGGCCTGAAGGCGAAGCCCGAGAGGGAGTGGCTGCAGGTCGTCCGCGACGCGGCCATCGCTGGCATGATGGAGATGATCCGCACCGATCTTGCGACCCTCGCGATCACCCATGAGGTGTTTTTCTCCGAACGTTCGCTGACCGTGAAAGACGGCGATACGGATGCCGTGATGAAGGCGATCGAGGATTTGCGCGCGAGGGGGCTAATCTACGAAGGCCGCCTGCCGCCGCCAAAAGGGGCGCTGCCGGACGATTGGGAGGACCGCGAACAGACCTTGTTCCGCTCGACGCAGTTCGGCGACGACGTGGATCGGCCGCTCATGAAGTCGGACGGCTCCTATACCTATTTCGCCTCCGACATCGCCTATCACAAATCAAAGTTCGACCGCGGCTTCCGAACGCTCATCGACGTCTGGGGCGCCGACCATGGCGGCTATGTCAAGCGCATGAGCGCTGCGGTGAAAGCCATTTCCGGCGGCGCCGCGGAGCTCGACGTGAAGCTTTGCCAGCTCGTCAAGCTGATGCGGGCGGGCGAACCGGTGAAAATGTCGAAGCGCTCCGGCGACTTCGTCACCTTGCGCGAAGTGGTCGACGAGGTCGGCCGCGATGCAGTGCGGTTCATGATGCTGTTCCGCAAGAATGATGCGCCGCTCGAGTTCGATCTAGCCAAGGTGATCGAGCAGTCCAAGGACAATCCGGTCTTCTATGTGCAATATGCCCATGCGAGGACGAAAAGCGTGATACGCAAGGCACTTAGCGACTTTCCGGGCGCGGATTTCTCAGCCGCTGCGCTGGCCCATGCGGACCTGTCGCTTTTGGACGACGAGGGGGAAATCGGCCTCGTCAAACTGCTCGCGCAATACCCGCGTCTGGTCGCCGCGGCGGCCGCGGCGCACGAGCCGCACCGGGTCGCATTCTACCTCTACGACCTCGCAAGCGCGTTCCATTCCCATTACAATCGCAGTAAAGATCTGCCGCAATTACGCTTTATTAAGGAAAACAATAGAGATTTATCGAGCGCTAGGTTGGCATTGGTTTTATCGTTAACATCCGTCCTGGCGTCGGGGCTGACAATTCTCGGTGTTAGCGCTCCGGACGAGATGCGATAA
- the aspS gene encoding aspartate--tRNA ligase, with protein MHRYRSHTCGALREADAGQDVRLSGWCHRIRDHGGVLFIDLRDHYGMTQCVVDPDSPAFKMAETLRAEWVVKFDGKARFRPAGTENKDMPTGMIEVYVREIEVLGPAAELPLPVFGDQDYPEETRLKYRFIDLRRERIHNNIMLRGKVVNSLRQRMMAAGFNEFQTPILTASSPEGARDFLVPSRIHPGTFYALPQAPQQYKQLLMMAGFDRYFQIAPCFRDEDPRADRLPGEFYQLDVEMSFVEQDDVFAAMEPVITGVFEEFAQGKPVTKNWPRIPYAEAMRKYGSDKPDLRNPLIMQDVSEHFRGSNFKVFARMLEVEKNEIWALPAPTGGSRTFCDRMNSWAQSEGQPGLGYIMWRDENGATVGAGPIANNIGPERTEAIRAALGLKAGDAAFFCAGDPEKFVKFAGMARLKVGDELKLTDKDRFEFAWIVDFPMFEWNEDDKKVDFSHNPFSMPQGGLEALQKQDPLTIKAFQYDIACNGFEIASGGIRNHKPEAMVKAFEIAGYGEETVVERFGGMYRAFQYGAPPHGGMAAGVDRIIMLLAGEQNLREVALFPMNQRAEDILMGAPSAATPKQLRELHIRLNLQEK; from the coding sequence ATGCACCGTTACCGTTCGCATACTTGTGGCGCTTTGCGCGAGGCCGATGCCGGCCAGGACGTTCGTCTGTCCGGCTGGTGCCATCGTATCCGGGACCATGGCGGTGTGCTGTTCATCGATTTGCGCGACCATTACGGCATGACGCAATGCGTGGTCGATCCGGATTCGCCCGCCTTCAAGATGGCCGAGACCCTGCGCGCCGAATGGGTGGTGAAATTCGACGGCAAGGCCCGCTTCCGCCCGGCCGGGACTGAGAACAAGGACATGCCGACCGGCATGATCGAAGTCTATGTGCGCGAGATCGAGGTGCTCGGCCCGGCGGCAGAATTGCCGCTGCCGGTTTTTGGCGATCAGGATTATCCGGAAGAGACGCGCCTCAAATACCGTTTCATCGACCTGCGCCGCGAGCGTATCCACAACAACATCATGCTGCGTGGCAAGGTCGTCAACTCCCTGCGCCAGCGCATGATGGCGGCGGGCTTCAATGAGTTCCAGACCCCGATTCTGACCGCATCGTCGCCCGAAGGCGCGCGCGACTTCCTGGTGCCCTCGCGCATCCATCCCGGCACGTTCTACGCCCTGCCGCAGGCGCCGCAGCAATATAAGCAATTGCTGATGATGGCCGGCTTCGACCGCTATTTCCAGATCGCGCCGTGCTTTCGCGATGAGGATCCGCGCGCCGACCGCTTGCCGGGCGAATTCTACCAGCTTGATGTCGAAATGAGCTTCGTCGAGCAGGATGACGTGTTCGCGGCAATGGAACCGGTGATCACCGGCGTGTTCGAGGAATTCGCCCAGGGCAAACCGGTCACCAAGAACTGGCCGCGCATTCCCTATGCCGAAGCCATGCGCAAATACGGTTCCGACAAGCCGGATCTACGCAACCCGCTTATCATGCAGGACGTGTCGGAACATTTCCGCGGCTCGAATTTCAAGGTCTTCGCGCGGATGCTCGAGGTCGAGAAGAACGAGATCTGGGCGCTTCCCGCACCGACCGGCGGCAGCCGCACTTTCTGCGACCGTATGAATTCCTGGGCGCAGAGCGAGGGCCAACCGGGCCTGGGCTATATCATGTGGCGCGATGAAAACGGGGCGACCGTGGGCGCGGGGCCGATCGCCAACAATATCGGGCCGGAGCGCACCGAGGCGATCCGCGCCGCGTTGGGCCTGAAGGCCGGTGACGCGGCCTTCTTCTGCGCGGGTGATCCGGAAAAGTTCGTGAAATTTGCCGGCATGGCGCGCCTCAAAGTCGGCGACGAATTGAAGCTCACCGACAAGGACCGGTTCGAGTTCGCCTGGATCGTCGATTTCCCGATGTTCGAGTGGAACGAGGACGACAAGAAGGTCGATTTCTCGCACAACCCGTTCTCGATGCCGCAGGGCGGGCTCGAGGCGCTGCAGAAGCAGGATCCGCTGACCATCAAGGCGTTCCAGTACGATATTGCCTGCAACGGTTTCGAGATCGCGTCGGGCGGTATCCGCAACCATAAGCCCGAGGCGATGGTCAAAGCCTTCGAAATCGCCGGTTATGGCGAAGAGACTGTAGTCGAGCGCTTCGGCGGGATGTACCGGGCGTTCCAATACGGCGCACCGCCGCACGGCGGCATGGCGGCCGGTGTCGACCGCATCATCATGTTGCTCGCCGGCGAGCAGAACTTGCGCGAAGTGGCGCTGTTCCCCATGAACCAGCGTGCCGAGGACATTCTGATGGGCGCCCCCAGCGCGGCGACGCCCAAGCAGTTGCGCGAATTGCACATTCGCCTCAACCTGCAGGAGAAGTAA
- a CDS encoding NADP-dependent malic enzyme → MASNMSEDLRKGALVYHRLPKPGKLEIQATKPLGNQRDLALAYSPGVAAACEAIVEDADQAGEFTIRQNLVAVLSNGTAVLGLGNIGPLASKPVMEGKAVLFKKFAGIDVFDIEVAQNDVDKLVDVICALEPTFGGINLEDIKAPECFEVEKRCRERMKIPVFHDDQHGTAIIVGAAVTNGLEFTGKKIDEIKVVASGAGAAALACLNLLVSLGVKRENVWVSDLEGVVYKGREKLMDPYKSIYAQETSARTLAEVIEGADVFLGLSAAGVLKPEMVKTMAKSPLILALANPTPEIMPEEALAVRPDAMICTGRSDYPNQVNNVLCFPYIFRGALDVHATAINEEMKHAAVRAIAQLSHETPSDVVAKAYGGEVRTFGPESLIPSPFDPRLILRVAPAVAKAAMDSGVAKKPIEDFRAYEDSLSRFVFRSGFIMKPLFAAAKDDPKRVIYADGEEERVLRATQVVLEEGLAKPILIGRPSVVETRIKRFGLSIQPGRDFELVNPDDDPRFRDYVQEYTEAAGRAGITPQAARQLVRTNPTVIAALAVRRGDADAMICGLEGRFRSRLRYIKDIIGVAPGAHDFSAMSLLITARGAFFITDTHINENPTAEEVAETTVLCAEHVARFGMKPKIALVSHSDFGEMDSPSARKMREALRLIREAAPDLEVDGEMQADTAMSQALRDQLMPHSTLKGEANVLVMSDLDAANTAFHLTKVVADALPVGPILIGVAKPAHVLTPSVTARGIVNMTAIAVAEAQAAR, encoded by the coding sequence ATGGCTTCGAATATGTCGGAAGATCTACGTAAGGGCGCGCTCGTTTATCATCGCCTGCCCAAGCCCGGCAAATTGGAGATCCAGGCAACCAAACCCCTCGGCAACCAGCGCGACCTGGCGCTTGCCTATTCGCCCGGCGTCGCGGCCGCCTGCGAAGCCATTGTGGAGGATGCCGACCAGGCCGGCGAGTTCACCATCCGGCAAAATCTCGTCGCCGTGCTCTCGAATGGAACGGCGGTTCTGGGCTTAGGCAATATTGGGCCGCTCGCCTCGAAGCCGGTCATGGAAGGCAAGGCGGTTCTGTTCAAGAAATTCGCCGGCATCGACGTATTCGATATCGAAGTCGCGCAGAACGATGTCGACAAGCTCGTTGACGTGATCTGCGCGCTCGAACCCACGTTCGGCGGCATCAATCTCGAGGACATCAAGGCGCCGGAATGTTTCGAGGTGGAAAAGCGCTGCCGCGAGCGCATGAAGATTCCGGTGTTTCATGACGATCAGCACGGCACCGCCATTATCGTCGGCGCAGCGGTCACCAACGGCCTCGAATTCACCGGCAAGAAAATCGACGAGATCAAGGTCGTCGCGTCGGGCGCGGGGGCGGCCGCGCTCGCCTGTCTGAACCTGCTCGTCTCGCTCGGCGTGAAACGCGAGAACGTGTGGGTGAGCGATCTCGAAGGCGTCGTCTACAAGGGCCGCGAGAAGCTGATGGACCCGTACAAGTCCATCTATGCGCAGGAGACCAGCGCCCGCACTTTGGCCGAAGTGATCGAAGGCGCCGACGTGTTCCTCGGCCTTTCGGCGGCCGGCGTGCTGAAGCCCGAGATGGTCAAGACAATGGCCAAATCGCCGCTCATTCTGGCGCTCGCCAATCCAACGCCGGAAATCATGCCGGAGGAGGCGCTGGCCGTGCGGCCCGACGCCATGATCTGCACCGGGCGCTCCGATTATCCGAACCAGGTCAACAACGTTCTGTGCTTCCCCTATATTTTCCGCGGCGCGCTCGACGTGCATGCGACCGCGATCAACGAGGAAATGAAACATGCGGCGGTGCGTGCGATCGCGCAGCTGTCGCATGAGACGCCGTCCGACGTCGTCGCCAAGGCCTATGGCGGCGAAGTACGGACGTTCGGCCCTGAATCCCTGATCCCGTCGCCATTCGATCCGCGCCTCATCCTGCGCGTCGCGCCGGCCGTGGCGAAAGCGGCGATGGACTCGGGCGTCGCGAAAAAGCCGATCGAGGATTTCAGGGCTTACGAGGACTCGCTGTCGCGCTTCGTCTTCCGCTCCGGCTTCATCATGAAGCCGCTGTTCGCGGCGGCCAAGGACGACCCCAAACGCGTCATCTACGCGGACGGCGAGGAAGAGCGCGTGCTGCGCGCCACCCAGGTGGTCCTCGAAGAGGGGCTCGCCAAGCCCATTCTCATCGGCCGCCCGAGCGTGGTCGAGACGCGGATCAAACGCTTCGGCCTTTCGATCCAGCCGGGCCGCGATTTTGAACTCGTCAATCCCGATGACGATCCGCGCTTTCGCGATTACGTGCAGGAATATACGGAAGCCGCCGGCCGGGCCGGCATCACGCCGCAAGCCGCGCGCCAGCTGGTGCGCACCAATCCGACAGTGATTGCCGCGCTTGCCGTGCGCCGCGGCGATGCGGATGCGATGATCTGCGGTCTCGAAGGGCGCTTCCGCTCGCGGTTGCGCTATATCAAGGACATTATCGGCGTCGCGCCCGGTGCGCATGATTTCTCGGCGATGAGCCTGCTGATCACCGCCCGAGGTGCGTTTTTCATCACCGACACCCACATCAACGAAAATCCGACTGCGGAAGAAGTTGCCGAGACTACCGTGCTCTGTGCCGAACATGTCGCGCGTTTCGGCATGAAGCCGAAAATCGCGCTCGTGTCGCATTCCGATTTCGGCGAAATGGATTCACCCTCGGCGCGGAAAATGCGCGAGGCTCTCAGGCTCATCCGCGAGGCAGCGCCGGATCTCGAGGTCGACGGCGAAATGCAGGCCGACACGGCCATGTCGCAGGCGCTGCGCGATCAGCTCATGCCGCATTCGACATTGAAGGGCGAAGCCAACGTCCTGGTGATGTCGGATCTCGACGCCGCGAACACGGCGTTCCACCTCACCAAGGTGGTTGCGGACGCATTGCCGGTCGGCCCGATCCTGATCGGCGTCGCCAAGCCAGCGCATGTGCTCACCCCGTCGGTCACGGCGCGCGGCATCGTCAATATGACAGCGATCGCGGTCGCCGAGGCGCAGGCCGCCCGTTGA
- the erpA gene encoding iron-sulfur cluster insertion protein ErpA yields MNDAALLPPVTLSARAAQRIAKILSKEQAGTMLRVAVNGGGCSGFQYAFDIVQSKDDEDLTLERDGAVVIIDPVSIEYMKGSEIDFVDDLIGQSFKIHNPNATASCGCGTSFSL; encoded by the coding sequence ATGAATGACGCCGCCCTTCTCCCCCCGGTCACGCTCAGCGCGCGCGCGGCCCAGCGCATCGCGAAAATCCTGAGCAAGGAGCAAGCCGGCACGATGCTACGCGTGGCAGTCAACGGCGGCGGCTGTTCCGGGTTTCAATACGCCTTCGATATCGTGCAGAGCAAGGATGACGAGGATTTGACGCTGGAGCGCGACGGCGCGGTCGTGATCATCGATCCCGTCTCGATCGAATATATGAAGGGGTCGGAAATCGATTTCGTCGACGATCTCATCGGCCAATCGTTCAAGATTCACAATCCCAACGCCACCGCATCCTGCGGCTGCGGCACCAGCTTCTCGCTGTAA
- a CDS encoding sulfotransferase domain-containing protein: MGNNKLRIAIVSSPRCGNTWIRSTLSAAMNLVELSAHNYLDIAQPLPDRCILQVHWYREPNYQKWLHSHEFKVITLARHPLDILVSVTSFVRYEPMTERWLEGNAGLPGALRGKAPCSPDFLHYALSFEAENLLAVSYQWWHEPSALKLRYEDGVADIERTVLQVARYLGEDIGASRAWLDHASLPKMQALPNHHGWQGRPGLWRELILPQDALRIYLHHRNVFRRLGYSIEPYFYFLSRKTAEKNWIALSPC, encoded by the coding sequence GTGGGCAATAATAAGCTGCGCATCGCCATCGTCAGTTCGCCGCGGTGCGGCAACACGTGGATTCGATCGACTCTAAGCGCGGCCATGAATCTGGTCGAGCTTTCGGCGCACAATTATCTTGATATCGCGCAACCACTTCCGGACAGGTGTATTCTACAGGTTCATTGGTACCGCGAGCCAAATTACCAGAAATGGCTTCACTCGCACGAGTTCAAGGTGATCACGCTGGCGCGACACCCGCTCGACATTCTCGTGTCGGTTACGAGTTTCGTCAGATATGAGCCGATGACGGAGCGCTGGCTCGAGGGAAACGCGGGCCTTCCCGGTGCCTTGCGCGGGAAAGCACCCTGCTCGCCCGATTTTCTCCATTATGCCCTCAGTTTCGAGGCCGAAAATCTGCTGGCCGTAAGCTATCAATGGTGGCATGAGCCGAGCGCCCTCAAACTCCGCTATGAAGACGGCGTGGCGGACATCGAACGCACCGTGCTGCAAGTCGCGCGCTATTTGGGCGAGGATATCGGAGCGTCCCGCGCTTGGCTCGACCATGCGAGCCTGCCCAAAATGCAGGCGTTGCCGAACCACCATGGCTGGCAAGGGCGCCCGGGTCTATGGCGCGAATTGATCCTGCCGCAGGATGCGTTGCGAATTTATCTGCACCATAGGAACGTCTTCCGCCGGCTTGGATATTCGATCGAACCGTATTTTTATTTCTTGTCGCGCAAGACGGCGGAGAAAAACTGGATCGCCTTGAGCCCGTGCTAG